Proteins encoded together in one bacterium window:
- a CDS encoding N-acetyltransferase — protein sequence MIRKAKVADIKQIYDLIMEFALKEEMLPRSLSELYDNLRDFFVFEKAGKIFGCCALHVMWEDLGEIRSLAVKTEEQGKGIGSKLVETCIGEMSQMGLSKVFALTYRPEFFEKKKFFRIDRAELPHKIWADCIKCPKFPNCGEVPVMYKVKTNMEVA from the coding sequence ATGATAAGAAAAGCGAAAGTAGCTGACATAAAACAGATTTATGACTTGATTATGGAATTTGCTCTCAAGGAGGAAATGCTTCCGCGTTCCTTGAGTGAATTATATGATAACTTAAGGGATTTCTTTGTATTTGAGAAAGCAGGAAAGATTTTCGGATGTTGCGCTCTTCATGTTATGTGGGAAGATCTTGGTGAGATACGGTCTCTTGCCGTGAAAACTGAAGAACAAGGTAAGGGAATAGGGTCTAAACTAGTAGAAACATGTATTGGAGAAATGAGCCAGATGGGTCTAAGCAAGGTGTTTGCGCTTACATATAGACCTGAGTTTTTCGAGAAAAAGAAGTTTTTTAGAATTGACAGAGCAGAACTTCCTCACAAAATCTGGGCTGATTGTATTAAGTGTCCAAAGTTTCCTAATTGCGGAGAGGTTCCAGTTATGTATAAGGTAAAGACAAACATGGAAGTAGCATGA